AATGTCGGATCGACTTTCTGAATCCGAGTCGAGTGCGGCGCAAATTTCTCGGCAAAACCGCCAGTGGCGATTATTTTAACATCACCTTCACCAAGCTCCTCTATGGTTTTTTCCGCTATATAATCTATCTGCCCCAAAGTGCCGTAGAAAATACCCGCTCTCATCGCCTCGGTTGAATTAGAGCCGATACATTTTTCGGGTTTCTTCAGCTGAATCGGGAATAGCCGGGAAGCCCTGCGGAATAATTCCGCTGAGGAGGTAGATACTCCGGGAGCGATGGCGCCGCCGATATAATTGCCATCCGCGTTTATAACATCAAAAGTAGTAGCTGTGCCAAAGTCTATTACTATTGAAGGGCAGCCATAGAGGGTTTTAGCCGCGATTGCATTAGCCAGCCTGTCAGGACCAACCTGCTCCGGCTGGTCAACTTCGATTTTAAGCCCCAGCTCAGTTTTATAGTCTAAAATCCAGGCATCGATATTGAAATATTTCTTAGCCATCTCTATGTATTTCTGAGTCAGGTCAGGTACTACCGAACAGATAGCTATTCCCTCAACCGGAATTTCGGCATTATGATGTATCCTGACAAGCTGGAAAATTTTCAAACCGATATCATCCGATGTTGCTGATATGCCGGTTTCCCCGCTGGTTTGGGCAATCCTGTAGAATCCCGTGAATTTATCAGCCTCGTTAATTCCCACCGTGGTAGTGGTATTGCCAATATCAATTGCTATTATCATTTTTTATACCGCCTATTTTGCCATTGTTAATATAAAATTTAGCAACCTTATTGTTGTTAAATTTATACTCGCCGGCTGTTGCCATAAATACCTGGTTGTAATTCGATAGTATTTTTATCAAAGCCTGACTTTTATCAGCATCAAGTTCGGCAAACACCTCATCGAGTATTAAGGTTGCCGGTTCCTCTTTAATGCGGGATAGATAAT
This genomic window from Candidatus Zixiibacteriota bacterium contains:
- a CDS encoding type III pantothenate kinase codes for the protein MIIAIDIGNTTTTVGINEADKFTGFYRIAQTSGETGISATSDDIGLKIFQLVRIHHNAEIPVEGIAICSVVPDLTQKYIEMAKKYFNIDAWILDYKTELGLKIEVDQPEQVGPDRLANAIAAKTLYGCPSIVIDFGTATTFDVINADGNYIGGAIAPGVSTSSAELFRRASRLFPIQLKKPEKCIGSNSTEAMRAGIFYGTLGQIDYIAEKTIEELGEGDVKIIATGGFAEKFAPHSTRIQKVDPTLTLQGILLAYQLNK